In Salinibacterium sp. ZJ70, one DNA window encodes the following:
- the coaA gene encoding type I pantothenate kinase, which yields MSEHADRPHTATPFLEVERADWAALAPAAANPMTAAELVRLRGLGEALDEREVEEVYIPLSRLLNLYAAGARHLHRSTRAFLGQESPVTPFVIGVAGSVAVGKSTTARLLRELLARWEDTPRVELVTTDGFLYPNAELERRGLMARKGFPESYDRRALLRFVTQVKSGVEEVRAPVYSHLVYDIVPDAEIVVRRPDILIVEGLNVLQPAAPGTRLAVSDLFDFTVYVDARTVDIEEWYIERFLRLQRGAFADPHSYFHRFASLSEEEAVARARQFWTEINGPNLEQNIAPTRARASLVLRKAADHTVSKVLIRKV from the coding sequence ATGTCCGAGCACGCCGACCGTCCCCACACGGCGACCCCGTTCCTCGAGGTCGAACGTGCCGACTGGGCCGCCCTCGCTCCGGCAGCGGCCAACCCGATGACGGCAGCCGAGCTCGTGCGGCTGCGCGGCCTCGGCGAAGCGCTCGACGAGCGCGAGGTCGAGGAGGTCTACATCCCCCTCAGCCGCCTGCTCAATCTGTATGCGGCGGGCGCCCGCCACCTGCACCGGTCGACGCGCGCGTTCCTCGGCCAGGAGTCGCCCGTCACACCGTTCGTCATCGGCGTCGCGGGATCCGTCGCCGTCGGCAAGTCGACGACCGCCCGCCTGCTGCGAGAGCTCCTCGCCCGCTGGGAGGACACCCCGCGCGTCGAGCTGGTGACGACCGACGGCTTCCTCTACCCGAACGCCGAGCTCGAGCGCCGTGGTCTCATGGCGCGCAAGGGCTTCCCCGAGAGCTACGACCGGCGCGCGCTGCTGCGCTTCGTCACGCAGGTGAAGAGCGGCGTCGAAGAGGTGCGGGCGCCCGTCTACTCGCACCTCGTGTACGACATCGTTCCGGATGCGGAGATCGTGGTCCGCCGGCCCGACATCCTCATCGTCGAAGGGCTCAACGTCCTGCAGCCTGCCGCACCCGGCACGCGCCTCGCGGTGAGCGACCTGTTCGACTTCACGGTGTACGTGGATGCGCGCACCGTCGACATCGAGGAGTGGTACATCGAGCGCTTCCTGCGCCTGCAGCGCGGTGCGTTCGCGGATCCCCACTCCTACTTCCACCGCTTCGCGAGCCTCAGCGAGGAGGAGGCTGTCGCGCGTGCGCGCCAGTTCTGGACCGAGATCAACGGCCCCAACCTCGAGCAGAACATCGCACCGACTCGCGCCCGCGCGTCGCTCGTGCTGCGCAAGGCCGCGGATCACACCGTGTCGAAGGTGCTCATCCGCAAGGTGTGA
- a CDS encoding nitroreductase family deazaflavin-dependent oxidoreductase, with protein sequence MPLTGEYAPSTSEWARTQAELVESTGGAEGTELHGRPVIVLTSVGAKSGKLRKTALMRVEHDGAYAVVASQGGAPSHPAWFHNLVAHPHVELQDGPVKRDYVAREVTGEEKALWWARATAVWPAYDDYQAKTERQIPVFVLEPVAD encoded by the coding sequence ATGCCTCTGACGGGAGAATACGCACCGAGCACGTCCGAGTGGGCGCGCACGCAGGCTGAGCTGGTCGAGTCGACGGGTGGCGCCGAGGGCACGGAGCTGCACGGCAGGCCCGTGATCGTGCTCACGTCGGTCGGTGCGAAGAGCGGCAAGCTCCGCAAGACGGCGCTCATGCGCGTCGAGCATGATGGCGCGTACGCGGTCGTCGCGTCGCAGGGTGGCGCCCCGTCGCATCCGGCCTGGTTCCACAACCTCGTCGCTCACCCTCATGTCGAGCTGCAGGATGGGCCGGTGAAGCGGGACTATGTCGCTCGCGAGGTCACGGGCGAAGAGAAGGCGCTCTGGTGGGCACGGGCGACCGCCGTGTGGCCCGCCTACGACGACTACCAGGCGAAGACGGAGCGTCAGATCCCCGTGTTCGTCCTCGAACCCGTCGCCGACTGA
- the glmM gene encoding phosphoglucosamine mutase: MPRLFGTDGVRGLANGDVITAELALGLAQAAALVLTRGRHAEAVRGEGRRPRAVIARDPRVSGEFISAAVAAGLASSGIDVLDAGVIPTPAAAFLVGDIDADFGVMVSASHNPAPDNGIKFFALGGVKLPDDVEDRIEQALDVPNLAPTGAGVGRIRRFADAEDRYLLHLLGTLDVRLDGIHVVLDCAHGAAAGVSPQVFADAGAKVTVIGAEPDGLNINEGVGSTHLEKLQDVVRLTGAHLGIAHDGDADRCLAVDADGNVIDGDQIMAILAVSLKRRGLLAHNTLAVTTMSNLGLRVAMAEHGIEIVETGVGDRYVLEAMAEKGLTLGGEQSGHIIFSKHATTGDGILTGLQIAAEMARTGSSLAELAAVMTVYPQVLVNVRGVDHHALAGDEVIAEAVRVHSEELGDTGRVLLRPSGTEPLVRVMVEAQDVAEAQRIADDLAGIVRARLALS, encoded by the coding sequence ATGCCGCGTCTTTTCGGCACGGACGGGGTCCGGGGGCTGGCCAACGGTGATGTCATCACCGCTGAGCTGGCCCTCGGCCTCGCCCAGGCCGCAGCACTCGTTCTCACACGGGGTCGCCACGCCGAAGCAGTCCGCGGCGAAGGGCGTCGCCCCCGCGCCGTCATCGCGCGCGACCCCCGTGTCTCCGGGGAGTTCATCTCGGCCGCCGTCGCGGCTGGACTCGCCAGTTCCGGCATCGACGTGCTCGATGCCGGAGTCATCCCCACCCCCGCCGCCGCGTTCCTCGTGGGCGACATCGACGCCGACTTCGGCGTGATGGTCTCCGCCTCGCACAATCCGGCCCCGGACAACGGGATCAAGTTCTTCGCACTCGGCGGCGTCAAGCTGCCCGACGATGTCGAGGACCGCATCGAGCAGGCGCTCGACGTCCCGAACCTCGCACCCACCGGTGCCGGCGTCGGCCGCATCCGCCGTTTCGCGGATGCCGAGGACCGCTACCTCCTCCACCTGCTGGGCACGCTCGATGTGCGTCTCGACGGCATCCACGTCGTCCTCGATTGCGCTCACGGCGCCGCGGCAGGTGTCTCGCCTCAGGTGTTCGCTGATGCGGGCGCCAAGGTGACCGTCATCGGCGCCGAGCCCGACGGCCTCAACATCAACGAGGGCGTCGGATCGACGCACCTCGAGAAGCTGCAGGATGTGGTGCGCCTCACGGGCGCACACCTGGGCATCGCCCATGACGGCGACGCCGACCGCTGCCTTGCCGTCGACGCCGACGGCAACGTCATCGACGGCGACCAGATCATGGCGATCCTCGCCGTCTCGCTCAAGCGCCGCGGCCTTCTCGCTCACAACACGCTCGCGGTCACGACGATGAGCAACCTCGGCCTGCGTGTGGCGATGGCCGAGCACGGCATCGAGATCGTCGAGACGGGTGTCGGAGACCGCTACGTGCTCGAGGCGATGGCGGAGAAGGGCCTCACGCTCGGCGGCGAGCAGTCGGGCCACATCATCTTCAGCAAGCACGCGACGACGGGCGACGGCATCCTCACGGGACTGCAGATCGCCGCCGAGATGGCACGCACCGGATCTTCGCTCGCGGAGCTCGCCGCGGTCATGACCGTCTATCCGCAGGTGCTGGTGAATGTGCGAGGTGTCGATCACCACGCGCTCGCCGGCGACGAGGTCATCGCGGAGGCCGTCCGGGTGCATTCGGAGGAGCTCGGCGACACGGGACGCGTTCTGCTGCGTCCGTCGGGCACGGAGCCCCTCGTTCGCGTCATGGTCGAGGCGCAGGATGTCGCCGAGGCTCAGCGCATCGCCGACGACCTCGCGGGAATCGTCCGCGCGCGTCTCGCGTTGTCCTGA